The nucleotide sequence TGTTTGGCTCAGGTTCCTGTGACCTGGGCCGGGTGGCCGATGGCGAACTCGGTTGCTGGTTCCAGCACAGTTGCCCCGAATGGGACTGGCTGCCCGGCAAGGCGATCGTTCGCGCGGCCGGCGGGGACACCGCCGTCGTGAAGGTCAACGGGATGAACTGGTTCGTTGCCGGAAGCCCGACGGCGGTCCGCGAGTTGGGTGCCGCGCTCACCTCGGTTCCGCAGTTCGCCTAGCTGCCGCCAACGTACCCCGCAAGGTATTGCTAAGTAGCCTTAGTAATGGTTTCCTTGTACTGGGACGAATGGTTCGTCCCGCTGCCCAGGTGCTGACCGGTCAGCTGCCGAGCCCCAGGAGACGCCATGCAAGGCATTGGTGGTCCCAGCCTTCCACGGCTGACGCAAGACATGCGGCCCCTTGGCTGCCCGCACTGCGGAACGAACGAAAATGTTGCCATCGAATCCATCGAGTCCCTGCCGCCGCATCCGGGCGAACTGCAGGTCCAGGTCGGGTACGTCTGCCGCAAATGCCAAGGCAACTACCTGCACAGGGCACGGTTCCGTGATGTGGCAGCGGTCCTGAACAAGGTGCGCTCGCTGGAGGGATTGCTCCGCTTCGCAGGAGAGTACTTCCATTGCGGCGAAGCAATGTCCCTGGCAGGCTCCAACGTCAAGAGCATCTACGCGCCCTTGTCGACCGACGAACCCGGCGGCGACGCTTCGGCAGTCGACGTCGGCACGAAGTTGCTGCGGTGTCAGTGCGGCTTCCAGCTGGAACTGCCGGACTGACAGCAACTCAGTAAATAGAACAACTATAGAACCAGGACGCCGGTTAACCCCTTCGGGTACCCCCGCGGACCTGGCCCCATTCCCCTTGTTATTTTGCACCGGGGGGCGTTTGCCCCCACGGTCTCAGCTGCAGAACAGCCCTGTCCTGCAGCGTTCGCAAGGGGGAAATACTTGAACAGCAAGAGCAAGCTGTGGCCCACAGCCGTCGGCGTCACCGCCGTATCGGCCTTGGCAATCGGCCTCGTGGCCGCACCAGCCGCAAACGCAGCGCCCACCGACGTCATCTCGGTGGGCAGCGGACAGATCATCGATGGTTCTGTCCTGACACTTCCGAACTTTGCCAACCTGGCATCCAACGGAGCAGCAACTGCCCAGCAGATCGGCACCCCGCCGAGCGGCCCGGCAGTCATTGAGGCCACCGACCCGCTGGATCTCAGCGCAGTCTTCGGCGTCGTCAACGTGGGCGCGGGCAACATCCCGCTGCTCCAGAACAACGGCATCATCCAGGTTGGTGCTGTCAGCCAGTACGGCAAGGCAGTCAACGATGGTTCCTCGGAAGCATTCTCCGGTACCGTGAGCGGCGCTCCCGGTCTGGTGACCCTGCCCGGCGGCCTTCCCACGTCCGGCGATCCTGCCATCCCGGCAGCCCGCGTCAGCCTCGGCACTGCAGCCATCCTCGGTGGCACGGACCTGGTCAACGTCAACCTTCAGGTGGCCACCCTCGCGGCGGCAGCCAAGAAGGACCAGGGTGCAGCCCCCCAGGGTGCCTACTCACTGGCCGGCGTTTCGGCTGAAGTCGGCGGCACTGTCATTGGCGGCGTCGCAGGCACCATCAGCACCGCCATCAACACGGCCAACGCCGTCCTGACCCCCTTGGGCGTCACGGTGGCCAACCCGGTGGCCGGTGGAACCATCTCCATCACCGAGGCAGACCTGCTGGCCGTTGCCGGCGTGCCGGACCTGAACTCCCTGCCGGCCGGAACCGACCTGATCTCGTTCCTGCCGCAGGCTGTTGCCAACAAGCTGACCTCCATCGTCAGCAGCACCCTGGCAACCGCCACGGCCGCCGTGAACGGTCTTGGACCGATCGCCCAGCTCGTCGCAGGACCTGCCCTGTCTGTCCTGACCACCACCCTGAACGGCGTGACCGGAGCAGTTGCTACCAGCGTTGTGGCTCCTTTGAGCACCGCGCTGACCGCCCTCGTTTCGGCCAAGGTCAACGTCCAGGAAACCGCTCCGTCGGGGGCCTTTACCCAGCGCGCCCTGCAGATCGCCGTTGCCGGCGGCTCCATCGCCACCGTCAACCTGGCCAACGCAACCGTCGGACCCAACCTTGACGCAGCGGCGATCCCGCTGGTCAACGCCGACACCATGGCCATCAGCGGTGGCGTGGCCCTCCTGGCTCTGCTCACCTGGTTGTTCGTCCGCTCACGCCGCCGCACCGCGGTAGCCGCTGTCTGATCGCCCCGGCGATCACGCACGGCGAAAGGAGAACAGTCAATGTACGGCAATAACTGGACCGCAGGCGGTACCGCCGCCGGCGGTACCACGCTCGCTGTCACGGGAGCCCCAACCCTTGGTTGGGTCATCCTCGTGGGGGTAGCCCTGCTGATTACCGGTTTTGTAGTCCTGCGAAACAGCAGGCTCAAAGCCGCAAAGCGGGGAGCACATCCCAACTCGTAATACCATCGGCGGGGCGGCTCTTTCCGGGCCGTCCCGCCATCCCCATTTTTCCCGGGCCTTTCCGGCCTCGCCCAAGCATCGGAAGTAAATGTCGGTACTCGAATCCGCACAGGCGCTGGCTTTTGTGCTCCTGGTGGTTTTTCTGTCGTACATCCTGGTGATTCTGGTGCCCTTCCTCCGGCGCAAACCCGATCCCGAGGGCGATCCCGACTCTTTCTCGTGGCATGTGTTCATTCCGTGCCGCGATGAAGAAGTGGTGATCGGCGAAACCCTGGGATTGCTCCGCAGGCAATTCCCGCAGGCCCACGTATGGGTTGTCGATGACGACAGCGACGACGCCACCGCCGACATCGTGGACGCGGCCTCTGAGCGCGACGCCATGATCCACCTCGTTCGCCGTCGCCGGCCACTGGCCCGCACCGGCAAGGGAGATGCGCTTAACGCGGCCTACCGCACTTTGGACGGTTGGCTGCCCGCCGACGTCGACCGGTCGTCGGTGATTGTCCTGGTGGTCGACGCCGATGGCCACCTGGCTGACAATGCGTTCCGTCAGGCGGCTGGTCCCCTGGCGTTCGGTGACCCGGAAGTCGGCGCCGCCCAAACCGCCGTCTGGATGTCCAACCTGCAGGACCCGGCCCTCGAAGGCGGCACCGGGATGCAGCGTCTCAGGAAGTCCTTCGGACGGTACCTGGTCCTGATGCAGGACATGGAGTTCCGCACCACCATCGCGGCCATGCAGTCCCTTCGGCGGCACACCCTGACGGTCGGCCTGGGCGGCAACGGCCAGTTCACGCGGTTGTCCGCCCTGGATGTCATCGCCAGGACGTCCGGCCAGCCATGGCACGGGGCGCTCCTTGAAGATTACGAACTCGCGATCCACATCATGCTGGGTGGTTACAAGACCGTCTACATGCATGACACCCACGTAGCCCAGGAAGCACTCCCTGACCTCCGCAGGCTCCTCACGCAACGCACGCGGTGGTGCCACGGCGGCATGCAGTGCAGCGTCTACCTCAAGCGGATCTTCGAATCGCCCTACTTCAGCAACGTCGGCGCGATCGAATCCAGCTACTTCCTGGTCCAGCCTTTCATCCAGATTCTCGGCTTGGTCCTGTGGCCAACGCTGTTTATCACCATGGTGGCGCAGGGCTCATTGACCATGGGCAGCTTTGGCGCCTGGATCAGTGCGGCATGGTTCATCATTCCCCTGATCTTCGCAACAGGCGTGCTGCCGTTCGCGCTGTGGGGCCTGGTGTACCGGAAGCAGGTCACACCGGAGAAGAACTTCATGCTCGGTGTCCTCTGGGGCTTCGGCTACTGGCTCTACATGTACCAGAATTACGTCACGGTGCTCAGGGCAACCTACCGCCTCATCACAGGACGGCAGGGGTGGGCCAAGACCCGCCGCAACCAGGAGACAGACGTCAAACTCCTAGCGAAGGAAGCCTAGTGGCCATGAGCGCCGAAGCCGGCAACATCAGCGTCCCCACCGGACCCCGTGCGATCCCCGTACGGAAGGCCCGTGGCGGGGGTCTCATCGGGCTGGTCTTCATCGCTGCCGCGGCTGCGGCCATGCTGCAGCAGGAGCACATCAGGGCAGCCGAAGCCTGGCTCATGTCCGCCATTCTCGACGGCGTCCTCGGCGGGGCTTCCTACAGCGTGGGCGACATCATTTTCCACAATGTGGGCGGGGGCCAGCCCTTCGCCCTCCAAGTCACCGGGCTGTGCTCCAGCGCCGTCCTCCTCACGCCGATCGCAGGCCTCGCCGGGATTCTTTTCCTGATGGGACGCATCCCCGTCTCCCGGCTCATGCCCGCGGCCCTCATCGCACTCCTCATAGTCTGCATCAGCAACGCAACCCGCTATTTCATGATCGCAGCGGCGCAACAGAGCTGGGGGCAGCAGGGATTCGATGTCATGCACCACTTCCTGGGTTCCTTCGTGGTGATTTTCGGCTTCGTCGCGGCCATCATCGTGCTGGTCCGGGCCGCCGTCGTCCGCAAAGACCGTGCAGCGACCCGCAGCAAGGGCCGGCGTGCGTCCTCGTAGTCTGTTCCGGGCGTCGGCCGTCATGGCCGCGGTGATGATAACGGCAGCCTTGGCCGCCTGTGATGAAGGAAAACAAGGGGTGGACACGGCGAGTCCGGAAACAGGACTCTGCCATGCCGTGGTGTCCCCGGAAGAATTCGATGCCAGCAGCGAAGCCAGCCCGCCTGTTTCCTGCACCGAACGCCACACCACCCAGACTTTCCTGGTCACGACGATGCCCGAACCCCTGGCCCGCCAGGAGTCACGTCCCAACCAGCAGCAGCTCAAGGCTGCCGGCAAACGGCTGTGCACCAGCGAGGACCTGCGTACTTATCTCTCCGCGTCCGACAGGGACGGGACCTTCGGACTGGCGGTCACCAGTTACTTCCCTGACAGGGACGCTTGGGCTGCCGGCAGCCGGGCGGTTCGTTGCGACGTAGCGGTCACGGACCAAGACGGCACCCCGCAGGAAACCGGCCTTGACCTCAAGGATGCTTTGGCGGGACCACACTCGGCAGCGGTACGGCTCTGCTACCGGCAGGAATACAAGGACGGCGTTCTTTCTGACGACGGAACCGATGTCCCGTGTTCGGAGCCCCATACCGCGGAGGACATCAGCGCATGGATCGCCCAGGACGCGTCACTGGCAACACCCGTGGCGCGTGAAGCGCGTTGCCTTCCCTATGCGCTCGAATTCCTCGGCACGCAAAAACTGCCGGCAGGCGTCACAGTCCATCCCATCATCCGGACGGTGGGCACTGCCCGGACCGTCCGCTGCGCCGTGGCTTCCGCCCGGCAGCCAGTACCGGGTGAAGCTCCGGAATTGGTGACTGGAACCCTGGCTCCCGTGCGCGTGCCTGTCACCGGGGGAGCAGTAAACAATGGCTGATCAAGGATCCGGGAGCGCCACGCAGCTCCGTGAACGTGGCGGGAAAGCGCAGAGAACGTTCACTCCTGCCCCTGTGCGCGGACGCAAGGGCACCAAGGCCCGTCCGCTCGGCAGCCTGGGACGATACTTTGCGAGGACCTTCGGTCCCGGTACCTTGACGCTGGGACCAGTCCACGGCGCGGCCCTGATCGCGGGGCTGGTAGCGGCCGCCCTCATGATGGTCCGGCTGTTCATTCCGGAACCTGTGGGGATGGGGGACCAGGGCGAGGGGCATGGTTTGCTGTGCTCCCTGGGGGTCATGAACCAACGGCCCTGGGATTACGCGGGGTTCACGAAGTACATCCACCCTTCCTGGGTCCCGCACCAGTTCTACGGTGAAGGCTGCGGCGCCAACGGCACCGGGGAGCCGTACTACTCTTCCCAGCTGCTGTTCCTGTGGTTGGGGAAACTGCTGACACCCCTCCTGGGCTGGGGACCGGGGCTGGACACCCGTGCCGTTGGAATCGTCTGCTGTGTGGTCTTCGGATTGCTGATCGCGGCCCTGATCAACGTGCTGCCTGGCCGGACCTGGTTCCGTATCCTCATCGCCGCGCTGGTCACCGGGGTGATGGCAGACGGCGTCTTCGCTGATTTCTTCGTCTCGCCCTACAGCGAACCCGCGGCCTTCCTTGGCGTTCTTGCCGTGTCCGTTGCGCTGCTCCACTACTGGAACGGCAGCGGTCCGCGGTGGCTGGCTTTGCTGCTGGTCGTCTTCGCGACGGTCTTTACCGTTGCGGCAAAAACACAAACTGTCTCGTGGCTGCCCGTTATTGCCCTGGCGCTGCTCTGGGTGCCGTGGCGGCGGGGCACAGCGGACGGTGAGGCGGCCGTCGTCGTGCCTCCGTCCGACGGCAAACCGGCCGACGGCGCGCTCGGCAGGGGTCGACAGTGGCGCGCGCTAATGCTGCCCGCGACGGCGGTGCTGCTCATCGTTGCGTTTTCGGTGGCATTCATCAACGTCCAACCCAAGCGCTTCTCGGAAGTGAACCTTTACAACGCCGTCTTTGTGGAGCTTCTTCCGTACAGCCCAACCCCTGAGGCAGACCTCGAATGGTTGGGGCTGGACCCAAGTTTCATCAACTCCATGGACACTACGGTGGCCTCCACACGTTCGGCTGTTTACAACCCGCTGTACCCCCAGTTCCAGGAGAAGATCAGCCTGGGCACGATCGCCGGTTTTTACGCCACGCATCCGGAACGGCTCATCACCATGGGCGAACGCGGAGTGACTGCCATGCTGACTCCGGAACTGGGCTATGTTGGCTCGTACCTTGAGGGTTCCGATCATGGCCCTTATGAAAAGGAACGGCGTTTTCCCGTGGTGTTGGGCTTGTTCAGCGCCGTAAAAGCTGCTCCGGTGGCCTTCGTCGGGATGCAGTTGGTGACGTTGCTGCTGGGCCTGGCCGTGGCTTTCCGGAAGCGGAGTGCCGTGGGAAGGCTGGCGGTCATCATGGTGCTGGGATGCTGGTTCCAGTTCTGGGCCGTCATGCTCAATGGCGGCCAGGCCGAAATTTACAAGCAGATGATCATTGCGGGCTACATGGCGGCTTTGTGCGGGCCATTGCTGGTGGCCCTGATCAGCATCCTGGCTTCGGATCCGGGGAAGGTGCCGGCGCGAAAGCGCAGGGGCCGGCGGGCCAAGGCACAGCAAGGGTCAGCTGATCCAGCCATCGTTGCTTAACTGCTTGCGGAGGCTGATGACATTGCCGAGCTTGATGCCGGCCGTGGCGTAGCGCTGCCGGATCCGGTGAAGGTGCGCCTTGACTGTTTGCTCGCTGATTCCCATGGCATCCGCAACGCCACGAACGG is from Paenarthrobacter nicotinovorans and encodes:
- a CDS encoding PVV-CTERM domain-containing choice-of-anchor G protein: MNSKSKLWPTAVGVTAVSALAIGLVAAPAANAAPTDVISVGSGQIIDGSVLTLPNFANLASNGAATAQQIGTPPSGPAVIEATDPLDLSAVFGVVNVGAGNIPLLQNNGIIQVGAVSQYGKAVNDGSSEAFSGTVSGAPGLVTLPGGLPTSGDPAIPAARVSLGTAAILGGTDLVNVNLQVATLAAAAKKDQGAAPQGAYSLAGVSAEVGGTVIGGVAGTISTAINTANAVLTPLGVTVANPVAGGTISITEADLLAVAGVPDLNSLPAGTDLISFLPQAVANKLTSIVSSTLATATAAVNGLGPIAQLVAGPALSVLTTTLNGVTGAVATSVVAPLSTALTALVSAKVNVQETAPSGAFTQRALQIAVAGGSIATVNLANATVGPNLDAAAIPLVNADTMAISGGVALLALLTWLFVRSRRRTAVAAV
- a CDS encoding glycosyltransferase; its protein translation is MSVLESAQALAFVLLVVFLSYILVILVPFLRRKPDPEGDPDSFSWHVFIPCRDEEVVIGETLGLLRRQFPQAHVWVVDDDSDDATADIVDAASERDAMIHLVRRRRPLARTGKGDALNAAYRTLDGWLPADVDRSSVIVLVVDADGHLADNAFRQAAGPLAFGDPEVGAAQTAVWMSNLQDPALEGGTGMQRLRKSFGRYLVLMQDMEFRTTIAAMQSLRRHTLTVGLGGNGQFTRLSALDVIARTSGQPWHGALLEDYELAIHIMLGGYKTVYMHDTHVAQEALPDLRRLLTQRTRWCHGGMQCSVYLKRIFESPYFSNVGAIESSYFLVQPFIQILGLVLWPTLFITMVAQGSLTMGSFGAWISAAWFIIPLIFATGVLPFALWGLVYRKQVTPEKNFMLGVLWGFGYWLYMYQNYVTVLRATYRLITGRQGWAKTRRNQETDVKLLAKEA
- the xrtS gene encoding exosortase S codes for the protein MSAEAGNISVPTGPRAIPVRKARGGGLIGLVFIAAAAAAMLQQEHIRAAEAWLMSAILDGVLGGASYSVGDIIFHNVGGGQPFALQVTGLCSSAVLLTPIAGLAGILFLMGRIPVSRLMPAALIALLIVCISNATRYFMIAAAQQSWGQQGFDVMHHFLGSFVVIFGFVAAIIVLVRAAVVRKDRAATRSKGRRASS
- a CDS encoding septum formation family protein, which gives rise to MRPRSLFRASAVMAAVMITAALAACDEGKQGVDTASPETGLCHAVVSPEEFDASSEASPPVSCTERHTTQTFLVTTMPEPLARQESRPNQQQLKAAGKRLCTSEDLRTYLSASDRDGTFGLAVTSYFPDRDAWAAGSRAVRCDVAVTDQDGTPQETGLDLKDALAGPHSAAVRLCYRQEYKDGVLSDDGTDVPCSEPHTAEDISAWIAQDASLATPVAREARCLPYALEFLGTQKLPAGVTVHPIIRTVGTARTVRCAVASARQPVPGEAPELVTGTLAPVRVPVTGGAVNNG
- a CDS encoding sugar ABC transporter permease, with protein sequence MADQGSGSATQLRERGGKAQRTFTPAPVRGRKGTKARPLGSLGRYFARTFGPGTLTLGPVHGAALIAGLVAAALMMVRLFIPEPVGMGDQGEGHGLLCSLGVMNQRPWDYAGFTKYIHPSWVPHQFYGEGCGANGTGEPYYSSQLLFLWLGKLLTPLLGWGPGLDTRAVGIVCCVVFGLLIAALINVLPGRTWFRILIAALVTGVMADGVFADFFVSPYSEPAAFLGVLAVSVALLHYWNGSGPRWLALLLVVFATVFTVAAKTQTVSWLPVIALALLWVPWRRGTADGEAAVVVPPSDGKPADGALGRGRQWRALMLPATAVLLIVAFSVAFINVQPKRFSEVNLYNAVFVELLPYSPTPEADLEWLGLDPSFINSMDTTVASTRSAVYNPLYPQFQEKISLGTIAGFYATHPERLITMGERGVTAMLTPELGYVGSYLEGSDHGPYEKERRFPVVLGLFSAVKAAPVAFVGMQLVTLLLGLAVAFRKRSAVGRLAVIMVLGCWFQFWAVMLNGGQAEIYKQMIIAGYMAALCGPLLVALISILASDPGKVPARKRRGRRAKAQQGSADPAIVA